Part of the Pseudomonas oryzicola genome is shown below.
ATTACGTGATCGGGGTTGACGATCTCGACATCGTGATCCAGCTGAATATCGGCAGCGGTAACCACCCCCGAACCCTTTTTCGACAAGGTCAGCGTAACTTCGTCACGACCGTGCAGTTTGATAGCCAGGCCTTTCAGGTTCAACAGGATTTCAATGACGTCTTCCTGAACACCTTCGATCGCGGAGTACTCGTGGAGTACGCCATCGATCTCGGCCTCGACTACTGCACAGCCAGGCATGGAGGACAACAGGATGCGGCGCAGCGCGTTGCCCAGGGTATGGCCGAAACCACGCTCGAGAGGCTCGAGCGTGATCTTGGCGCGGGTCGGACTGACTACCTGCACATCAATGTGGCGGGGAGTCAGGAACTCATTTACCGAAATCTGCATGGATGCACCTATTTTCTAGCCCTTACTTGGAGTAGAGCTCGACAATCAGGTTCTCGTTGATGTCGGCAGACAGGTCGCTGCGAGCAGGAACGTTCTTGAAAACGCCCGACTTTTTAGCAGCATCCACATCAACCCACTCAACGCGGCCACGCTGGGCGCACAGTTCAAGGGCTTGAACAATGCGCAGCTGGTTCGACGACTTCTCGCGAACCGCGACCACGTCACCCGGACGAACTTGGTAGGATGGAATGTTCACAGTCTTACCGTTGACGCTGATCGCTTTGTGCGAAACCAGCTGACGGGATTCGGCGCGAGTCGAACCGAAGCCCATACGGTAGACGACGTTATCCAGACGGCACTCGAGCAGTTGCAGCAGGTTCTCACCGGTTGCGCCTTTTTTCGAGGCTGCAGCCTGGTAGTAACCGCGGAACTGACGCTCCAGAACACCATAGATACGACGAACTTTTTGCTTCTCGCGCAGCTGGGTACCGTAGTCGGACTGACGGCCACGGCGCTGGCCGTGGATACCTGGGGCTGCTTCGATGTTGCACTTCGATTCCAGAGCGCGAACGCCGCTCT
Proteins encoded:
- the rpsD gene encoding 30S ribosomal protein S4, which codes for MARYIGPKCKLSRREGTDLFLKSGVRALESKCNIEAAPGIHGQRRGRQSDYGTQLREKQKVRRIYGVLERQFRGYYQAAASKKGATGENLLQLLECRLDNVVYRMGFGSTRAESRQLVSHKAISVNGKTVNIPSYQVRPGDVVAVREKSSNQLRIVQALELCAQRGRVEWVDVDAAKKSGVFKNVPARSDLSADINENLIVELYSK